Proteins encoded within one genomic window of Cytophagales bacterium:
- a CDS encoding LamG domain-containing protein: protein MKTFRLLLSLMILGVMIACSEEDLPAGPSAAEIVAAAKSNLEIGFASGETASGVTTNLSLTSSVDGVTVTWESNNTAIISAAGTVTQPAFGEGNATVTLTATLTREEASDTKTFTVTVLEESPSDQDILDATAKELVITFFNGEDAATVKRDLGLPTALSNDVQVSWTTSNANVLADDGDVTRPSVDTGDQSVTLTATRTFGSASDQTEFTITVIAYAHTVDMTSNMIANYLFNDMTANDGSDNESHGTLVETSAATDRFGNDDQALSFDGTASRVDLPNGLLLKEAITVSLWFKTSTGGALIGHQSEVLGGSASQWVPVLYVRQDETLAATFWTGSVVNMNESELQMNDNQWHHVVITADGTEQKIYIDNVLTGTGRAMRVLSAMVFNQIGNAHTNGSWTSSPNGTFPFEGSIDDVTLFERVLNPSEVEVLYHAENPAAE, encoded by the coding sequence ATGAAAACATTTCGATTATTATTATCTCTCATGATACTAGGTGTCATGATTGCCTGTTCTGAAGAAGATTTGCCTGCGGGACCATCGGCTGCCGAAATTGTTGCTGCCGCCAAATCAAACCTGGAGATTGGATTTGCATCTGGAGAAACGGCTTCCGGAGTGACTACTAACCTGAGCTTAACCTCTTCAGTTGATGGAGTAACCGTGACCTGGGAAAGTAACAATACTGCCATCATTTCTGCTGCCGGGACGGTGACCCAACCGGCCTTTGGTGAAGGTAATGCGACAGTAACGCTGACTGCTACGCTTACCAGGGAGGAAGCATCCGATACGAAAACATTTACCGTCACTGTGCTGGAAGAAAGTCCATCTGATCAGGATATATTAGATGCAACCGCCAAGGAGCTCGTGATCACCTTCTTCAATGGGGAAGATGCGGCCACTGTCAAGCGGGATCTGGGCCTGCCTACTGCACTTTCAAATGATGTGCAAGTTTCCTGGACCACCTCGAATGCCAATGTTTTGGCCGATGATGGCGACGTGACTCGCCCTTCAGTAGACACAGGAGATCAGTCGGTTACATTAACGGCTACCCGAACTTTTGGCTCTGCCAGCGACCAAACTGAATTCACAATTACTGTCATCGCCTATGCACACACGGTGGACATGACTTCCAACATGATTGCTAATTACTTATTTAATGATATGACTGCTAATGATGGAAGTGATAATGAAAGTCACGGAACATTAGTGGAAACCAGCGCGGCAACAGATCGATTTGGTAATGACGATCAGGCCCTTTCATTCGATGGAACTGCCAGTCGAGTTGATCTGCCAAACGGATTGCTGCTCAAGGAGGCAATTACTGTTTCCTTGTGGTTTAAGACAAGCACAGGCGGTGCGTTGATCGGACATCAAAGTGAAGTGCTGGGAGGCAGTGCAAGTCAGTGGGTACCCGTGCTCTATGTGCGACAAGATGAAACCCTGGCTGCTACTTTCTGGACGGGATCTGTGGTGAATATGAATGAAAGTGAATTACAAATGAACGACAATCAGTGGCACCATGTGGTAATTACAGCAGATGGGACAGAACAGAAAATTTACATCGATAATGTATTGACAGGGACAGGTCGGGCGATGAGAGTGCTTTCTGCGATGGTCTTCAACCAAATAGGAAATGCACACACCAATGGATCATGGACTTCCTCACCAAATGGTACCTTCCCTTTTGAAGGAAGCATCGATGATGTCACCTTATTTGAACGAGTACTCAATCCTTCCGAAGTTGAAGTGCTCTATCATGCAGAAAATCCCGCCGCCGAATGA
- a CDS encoding LytTR family DNA-binding domain-containing protein, with protein MNVIIIDDNPSMRDNLKSLLKIYATDLVVIGEGGGVKEGLALLSETRPDLLFLDVEMQDGTGFDLLAQLLEKPPTIFVTAHDAYAIKAFKFSALDYVLKPIDPDDLIKSIGKARERLDQDIKIGAYTHNAASNEKKLVLTDAQNTYLIKVSEIVRCESDVNYTQFILADGRSILVSRTLKYYHEILEEFHFFRCHQSHLVNLDHFDRYEKSEGGSILMKNGSRVPVSLRRKDELIALLRNL; from the coding sequence GTGAACGTCATAATTATTGATGATAACCCCTCCATGAGGGACAACCTGAAATCATTGTTGAAGATCTATGCCACTGATCTTGTGGTGATAGGTGAAGGCGGAGGTGTGAAAGAGGGGTTAGCGCTGCTGAGTGAAACCAGGCCCGATCTGCTGTTTCTGGACGTAGAAATGCAAGATGGTACCGGGTTTGATCTATTGGCCCAATTACTAGAAAAGCCACCCACCATTTTTGTGACCGCACACGATGCCTATGCCATCAAGGCATTTAAATTCTCTGCGCTGGATTATGTACTGAAGCCCATTGATCCCGATGACTTGATAAAATCGATCGGAAAAGCCAGAGAAAGATTGGATCAGGACATCAAAATCGGCGCCTATACACACAATGCAGCAAGCAATGAAAAGAAACTAGTGCTCACCGATGCACAAAATACTTATCTCATCAAGGTTTCGGAGATTGTTCGGTGTGAATCCGATGTGAATTATACACAATTCATATTAGCTGATGGCCGATCTATTCTGGTTTCCAGAACGCTGAAGTATTATCATGAAATATTAGAAGAATTCCACTTCTTCCGATGCCACCAATCGCATTTGGTGAACCTGGACCATTTTGACAGGTATGAGAAATCGGAAGGGGGAAGTATTCTGATGAAAAACGGAAGCCGGGTTCCTGTTTCTCTACGACGAAAGGATGAACTGATAGCTCTGCTTCGTAATTTGTAA